The genomic window TCTGTTAACATTCTTAATATAGCTAAAAATACCTAATATAAGCTCTACCATCCGGAATAATGTTAAGATTCGATCAGCACTAGCTTGCGAATAGGTACTTGTGTGCTGTGGAGTTGACTTAATAGGACAACTTTAACTAGAAGCTTCCAGGCCACTAGCGAAAACACAGATGGAAACGCCATCTGTATTGCCATTAATATTTTTCCTTGTTGGAGAGAAAAAATGGCACCACGCAGTTTTAAATAAGCTTGTAAATCCTGAAGGTTAGGAATAGAAGACTTGCGCTTTTCACTGACTAACAGATAAAGGAATAAAGTATTGATATCCGTCTGTTTTTGGTAAGAGCGTTTTTTGCGGGGAATTTTGAGTAAAGCAACTGTACCGAAAAGCTTCTGTGTAACCTGCGAAAACACAGTGTCGAAGACAAGTTTAATAGCGCTGAAAATTGTTTTTTGATTGAAAGCTGCTATTCCACCAAATTTAAAATTAATCGGCAATTCTTGGCTGTAGGCTGGGTTGGGTTGATAATTTTCATGGATGACGTTATCAAGCCTTTCAGAGAATAAAACTTGCTTTTTCAGATTTTTTTGTTGAGAATAAGATTGATTTTTTGATAGTAAGTGATTTCGGGTTAAAAGCTTCCATGCAAAAGGATTTAAGACCGCCATCCCAGCAATTTCGCAAGCAGTTAAAATCTTTTTTTGCTTGAGAGCTACCAGACTCCAATGGAGTTTTAGATAAGTTTTAATATTTTGAAATGCTGGAAGATTAGCCTGATGTTCTTGACTGACAAGAGCATAGATTTTTTCTTTCATTAAGATATTGATATCTAGCCGCCTTTGCAGGGCAGATTTTTGATTATTTCCTCCAGTCCAAATCGTGCGATAGGCAAGACATTGATTAAGAAAAACGGCATCACCAAATTGGGCGATTCTAATCCAAGAATCAATATCATCGCAGACATCTAACGTAGTATCCCAACCCCCGGATTTGAGGAAAGCATCGCGACGAAAGGCGACTTGAATAGGGGTGCCAAAAGGGACAAGTTCCAGCAGCATCCCATAATGAATGTCTTCTTGAGGAATATAAAAAGCTTTTCCTGGGCCAGCTGGTTTGGTTCTGCTGATTTCAACTTCATTGACATCAACCTGAGCAGCCTGACAAGAACAGATTACTGCGTTTGGACACAACGCGATCGCATTGTACATCTCCTCTAAACAATTTGGTGCCAGATAGTCATCATCATCAACAGGCTTAACCCACTCCCCGTTGGACAGCTGCACCCCAGCATTCATCGTTGCGGAGTGACCGAGATTCACCGAGTTGCGGTGATAAACCAGACGTTCGTCACCTGACTCACGCAGCTTTTTCGCCAAACTGCTGACATAAGCTTCTGTTTCATCCGAGGAGCAGTCATCAGCAACAATTACTTCACAGGGTAATGTTTGGGCAAGAGCAGTGTCAATTGCCCGCCGCAGCAAGGAGAGACGGTTATAAGTTGTAATAACGATGCTGAATTTCATCCCAGTTCCACTTGGGATACTTCAGCTAACTTAGCCTGTCTTGATGAAAAAAGAAAACGTGGAAAGTACCAGTTTCTCAAATTTTTCAAGCCCATTTCTTTGTCTCGTTCCCAGACTCGCGCCTGGGAATGCTGTCTCTAGAGGCTTCCGCCTCCAGTTCAGTTAGAAATTATAACCCTTCGATTGATTCTGAAAATGACCAAAGCAGAGCCTCTGTTTAGGCGTTCCCAGCCAGAGACTCTTAACGAGGAAAGGTACTATTTACGCGGTGCAAAACATTGGGACGTAAAATTGCCATGCAACCCGTAAGGAACATGATGCTTCAAGTGCAGCCGCGCCACTGGCCCTTTATTCAAGTCGCCAGCATCCAAAATTACTACATCAGAACGGTGATGAGTGGAGTCGTAAACAAAAGCCAGCAGCCAGCCTTCATCTTCACCTGATGTACCCGGACGGGGAACAAATACAGGTTCGCTGACAAAGCCTTGCGGTGCAACACTCCAGAGTTGACGTTGTCCCGTCTCTAAATCCGCCTTGAGAATAGCTTGTAGAGGCGCATTGCCAGTAGCATTATGGGCAGCACCCATATATAGGTAGCGATACGGTCGTCCGACTCGTTCCGGATGAACGCTGGGAAACTCACAGCAACGACCTTCCAAAAGTTTACGCTGTACTGTTTTATCATTCAAATTGAGCGTAAATCGCCACATCTGCCCTGGTGCAAGTTCCTCAAACTTCACCTCACGATAATCGGAATCCGCTTCCACAGATGGAAAAGACTCATAGCAAATCGAGTCAATGCAAATCTTATCGTCTTGCTCAAAAGCATTGGCATGGTGAAAGACAAAACCAGACTGGGTTTCTAAGATTTGCACCTTCCTCTGTTGGGGGTTGCGGGGAATTACTAAAATCTTGGTGGGTTGGTCAGGCTGAAACTGCACACACTCGCCAGCACCGCGAACTCCAAACACAAAAGGTAGGGGATTGAAGCTTACCGGGTTTTGAAAGAACAGGCAGTAGTTAGGCGTAATGGCGAAATCGTGGATAAAGGCGAAGCCAGGAACGCTGTGAGCGTGACGCTGTATAACTTTGCCAGTCGAATCTAACTCATAGATAGTAATAGTAGTGGAAAGACCCGGTTTAATCGCAAAGTTTACCAGTGTTTCGCCGTCAATTCTGGGGTGGGCAGCGAAAGCATCACCGTTGTGTAAAACGCCGTCCAGGTAATCTTTCCCCAGCGTTTCTAGAGTTTGGGGATCTAATTGGTGGGGTTCAGCGGCTTCCCACAAAGCTAAGAGTTTGTCACCCCAGTAGATTACGTTAGTGTTGGCAATGTTTTTGAGTTTGAGGTCAAAAGCATTTGCCAGCCAACCACCCGGCTTTTGGGTGCCGAAGACACCGCGATAGAGGATTTTACCAGATGCTTGTTCTTCCACATAGCCCTGTGTGCGGACAAAGCGGTTACAAAAATGGGCGCGACCGTTGGAGAAGGCAACTCTACATATCATCCCATCCCCATCAAAGGGGTGATGGATACGTTGCCCGTTTACATCCAGCAATCCAGGGCCATTCCGGAAAAGTGTCCCTTCTAATTCTGCGGGAATCTGTCCTTCAATATCATCAATCCAGTAGTCAAACTCTTGTGGCAAGGATTCATAACCTTTTTGCCACTGTTTAATGTGGTAGGGAAGTTCATCAAGCGCCTCTGTTGGCACTGGAAAACGTTCTTGAGTGGGCAAGTTCTGCATAAAAAAGGCAAAAGGCAAAAGTTAGCTTCTAGGTTGGTTTGAGCGATCGCGACCAACAAATGTAGGATTAATTTTGGGTAAGGTTCCTCAAACCAACCTACTTAGTTTATTCGGCTGGTTCTTCTACTGTGGGGATGAGTTCGGGCATAAAGTCGGGAATAAAAGGTATGTCCCGATGATGATTGGGAATTGATTGGCTACGCATAACCGATGTTGTTGCAGGTTGCAAGGCTGGCACCTCTCCAGATGCTGGTGCCTCGTGGACTTTTGCTGCTGGTAGCCAACCGATTAGTGGCAGGGGCAGCAGCGTTGATAAATTTGTAATTACTACCAGCTGCCAGAGATTTTCAAAGTTCGTTTCGGTGACACCTAGCCAATAGGTAAGGACTGCTCCTAGTTCGTGGGACAATAGCCCTGCTAAATTTGTCACCGACATGAGAAGGGCAAATAAGGTGGCTTCTACACCAGGGGGACACAGCCGTGCTGCGAGTACCAACACCGGCATATAGGCAATTTGTCCCATAACTGTCAAAATCAGGCTGTCTCCCAAGCTGAACCAGCGATCATCGATGCCGAGACTGCGGTTAGCATGAGTTACCAAAATCAGCATAGTCATGCCAAGGACGGCTGATATGACAGTTGTCCAGGCGAAAATGGTACGAAAGCGAACGGCTTTGAGAAAGCGTTGGAAAATGAAAACCCCTATTAGGGAGGCGATACTGGTAACTAGGCGCACCCGTCCTAGAAACTCTGGCTCAAATCCTAGTTCGTTAGTGGTGAAGAAGAAGAAGGCGCTATCTGCTGAGGGTGTGGCTTGCCAGAGGAAGAGAAAGGCGGTTGGTAGCCAGATGGCTTTTTGGCTAACGGCTTGCCGTAGTTGCTTTATCTGGTGCAAAACGGTGGAAGCGTCTCTTGCCTCGCTTACGGGTTCTTCTGCAATTAACCACGCCACTGCTGACACAATTAGGGGGAAACAGCCAGTAATCGCAAATATGGTATGGTTGCCGAAGTGTTGCAGCAGCGAACCGCTGAAGTAAGCTGTTAGCAAGCCTCCGAATGATGATGCTCCCCAGCACAAAGATTGCAGGGAACCAGCTTCGCTCTGAGACTCGGCTCTGGCTCGTTCTACTACTAGGGAGTCTACAATTACGTCACTGACAGCAACCGACAGGGAGGAAAGCGCGATCGCAGCTGTTGCTGCCCAAGCTGTGTGAACTATTGTTGCTAAACTTACCCAGGACATCGTTCCCAATATCCCCGATAAAATTAGGTAAGGTCGCCGCCTATAGCCAAAAATCGGCAAGCCATCCGAAAGAAAACCAAATAACGGCTTTACCACCCACGGGATGGCGGCAATACCCATTAAAGCTGAAACCTGAGCCGGAGAAAGCGCTAGTTCATCTTTGAGAAAAAAGCTGACTGCCAAACGCGCCAGCCCCAAGATTCCCTGCACCAAATACACTACTAAAATCGCAGTTAACTCAGGAGTAGGCTCGTGACCAAAAAACACCTTCTTCAAGAAGGAGTCTTTTTTGTGAGACATACCAGAGGTGGAAAGCTGCATTGATTAAGTTATCTTAAGATATTTCAACATTTATATAATGATAGCTTCCCATCCTGGGGGCTGTAGCGAAGAGGGGAAAGTTAGAAGTTGTAGGAGTGGGTGAGAAACCCGCCCGTATTGAGTTAAAAGTTATTTTTGGGAGTCCGGGAGTGAAACGAGAAATTCTCCCGATCACCCAATCTCTTGAAGTTTAGGGGCGTCGCCCATCATTCCCCAAATGCCATAATGTGGTGAGCAAAAATAATTCAGATGTAAACGGCTTTTTAGAATCCAAGATATCTGTGCTATCCAAGCTGGCTGATGACGTTAAGA from Funiculus sociatus GB2-C1 includes these protein-coding regions:
- a CDS encoding glycosyltransferase family 2 protein gives rise to the protein MKFSIVITTYNRLSLLRRAIDTALAQTLPCEVIVADDCSSDETEAYVSSLAKKLRESGDERLVYHRNSVNLGHSATMNAGVQLSNGEWVKPVDDDDYLAPNCLEEMYNAIALCPNAVICSCQAAQVDVNEVEISRTKPAGPGKAFYIPQEDIHYGMLLELVPFGTPIQVAFRRDAFLKSGGWDTTLDVCDDIDSWIRIAQFGDAVFLNQCLAYRTIWTGGNNQKSALQRRLDINILMKEKIYALVSQEHQANLPAFQNIKTYLKLHWSLVALKQKKILTACEIAGMAVLNPFAWKLLTRNHLLSKNQSYSQQKNLKKQVLFSERLDNVIHENYQPNPAYSQELPINFKFGGIAAFNQKTIFSAIKLVFDTVFSQVTQKLFGTVALLKIPRKKRSYQKQTDINTLFLYLLVSEKRKSSIPNLQDLQAYLKLRGAIFSLQQGKILMAIQMAFPSVFSLVAWKLLVKVVLLSQLHSTQVPIRKLVLIES
- a CDS encoding carotenoid oxygenase family protein → MQNLPTQERFPVPTEALDELPYHIKQWQKGYESLPQEFDYWIDDIEGQIPAELEGTLFRNGPGLLDVNGQRIHHPFDGDGMICRVAFSNGRAHFCNRFVRTQGYVEEQASGKILYRGVFGTQKPGGWLANAFDLKLKNIANTNVIYWGDKLLALWEAAEPHQLDPQTLETLGKDYLDGVLHNGDAFAAHPRIDGETLVNFAIKPGLSTTITIYELDSTGKVIQRHAHSVPGFAFIHDFAITPNYCLFFQNPVSFNPLPFVFGVRGAGECVQFQPDQPTKILVIPRNPQQRKVQILETQSGFVFHHANAFEQDDKICIDSICYESFPSVEADSDYREVKFEELAPGQMWRFTLNLNDKTVQRKLLEGRCCEFPSVHPERVGRPYRYLYMGAAHNATGNAPLQAILKADLETGQRQLWSVAPQGFVSEPVFVPRPGTSGEDEGWLLAFVYDSTHHRSDVVILDAGDLNKGPVARLHLKHHVPYGLHGNFTSQCFAPRK
- a CDS encoding folate/biopterin family MFS transporter, coding for MQLSTSGMSHKKDSFLKKVFFGHEPTPELTAILVVYLVQGILGLARLAVSFFLKDELALSPAQVSALMGIAAIPWVVKPLFGFLSDGLPIFGYRRRPYLILSGILGTMSWVSLATIVHTAWAATAAIALSSLSVAVSDVIVDSLVVERARAESQSEAGSLQSLCWGASSFGGLLTAYFSGSLLQHFGNHTIFAITGCFPLIVSAVAWLIAEEPVSEARDASTVLHQIKQLRQAVSQKAIWLPTAFLFLWQATPSADSAFFFFTTNELGFEPEFLGRVRLVTSIASLIGVFIFQRFLKAVRFRTIFAWTTVISAVLGMTMLILVTHANRSLGIDDRWFSLGDSLILTVMGQIAYMPVLVLAARLCPPGVEATLFALLMSVTNLAGLLSHELGAVLTYWLGVTETNFENLWQLVVITNLSTLLPLPLIGWLPAAKVHEAPASGEVPALQPATTSVMRSQSIPNHHRDIPFIPDFMPELIPTVEEPAE